The following coding sequences lie in one Desmodus rotundus isolate HL8 chromosome 1, HLdesRot8A.1, whole genome shotgun sequence genomic window:
- the LOC112298493 gene encoding brain-specific serine protease 4, which translates to MLVSRTPPVLGGGCLGILTSLLLLASTAILGAAKTPVPPACGKPQQLNRIVGGEDSADAQWPWIVSIQKNGTHHCAGSLLTSRWVVTAAHCFKGTLNEPFLYSVLLGAWQLGDPGPRSQEVGIAWVHPHPVYSWKEGSRADIALVRLEHPIRFSERILPICLPDFSVHLHPNTDCWIAGWGTVRDGVPLPHPQTLQKLKVPIIDSEICGRLYWRGAGQGAITEDMLCAGYLEGERDACLGDSGGPLMCQVEGTWLLAGIISWGEGCAERNRPGVYISLASHRSWVQRIVQGVQFRGHSQGSGPSGLRIQGYRAAPGAPAA; encoded by the exons ATGCTTGTTTCCAGAACCCCCCCAGTCCTGGGTGGGGGCTGTCTTGGGATCTTAACCTCCCTGCTGCTTCTGGCTTCTACAG CCATCCTCGGTGCTGCCAAGACACCTG TGCCCCCAGCCTGTGGGAAGCCCCAGCAGCTGAACCGGATTGTGGGTGGTGAAGACAGCGCAGATGCCCAGTGGCCCTGGATTGTGAGCATCCAGAAGAACGGGACCCACCACTGTGCAGGCTCCCTGCTCACCAGCCGCTGGGTGGTCACCGCCGCCCACTGCTTCAAAGG CACTCTGAACGAGCCATTCCTGTACTCTGTGCTGCTGGGTGCCTGGCAGCTGGGGGATCCTGGCCCAAGGTCCCAGGAGGTGGGTATTGCCTGGGTGCATCCCCACCCTGTGTACTCCTGGAAGGAGGGTTCCCGTGCGGACATCGCCTTGGTGCGCCTCGAGCACCCCATCCGGTTTTCTGAGCGAATCCTTCCCATCTGCCTGCCTGATTTCTCTGTCCATCTCCATCCGAACACGGACTGCTGGATCGCAGGCTGGGGGACTGTCCGTGATGGAG tgcccctgccccaccctcagaCCCTACAGAAGCTGAAGGTTCCCATCATCGACTCAGAAATCTGTGGACGCCTCTACTGGcggggagctgggcagggagccATCACCGAAGACATGCTGTGTGCCGGCTACCTAGAGGGGGAACGGGATGCCTGTCTG GGCGACTCTGGAGGCCCCCTGATGTGCCAGGTCGAGGGCACCTGGCTGCTGGCCGGCATCATCAGCTGGGGCGAGGGCTGTGCGGAGCGCAACCGGCCCGGCGTCTACATCAGCCTGGCCTCCCACCGCTCCTGGGTGCAGAGGATCGTGCAAGGGGTTCAGTTCCGCGGGCACTCGCAGGGGAGCGGGCCGTCGGGGTTAAGAATCCAGGGATACAGGGCTGCCCCGGGCGCCCCAGCAGCCTAA